From Helicobacter sp. MIT 21-1697, one genomic window encodes:
- the cmoB gene encoding tRNA 5-methoxyuridine(34)/uridine 5-oxyacetic acid(34) synthase CmoB — protein MQERLSSNEFKEYAEKKAKHITSAKNIAPLLEHIASLPHIPSHFYSDNGIHIVAQDKTLAQKHHQTIYTLATQLKPWRKGPFFLFDTHIDSEWQSFIKWQLLAPHCNLEGKYIADVGCNNGYYMFEMFLQGEKLCKKIIGFDPSGIFKCQFDFINHFIQAPITFELLGVEDLLAYSQAHNQPFDIIFCLGVLYHRFDPMNTLKILSQSLRKGGELILDTLIYESNEEICLCPTRSYAKMSNVYFIPSISTLKGWCERANLYDFEIINLKPTTTQEQRQSAWVDSQSLGAFLNATQTRTIEGYQAPVRGYFKLKKR, from the coding sequence ATGCAAGAAAGACTGAGCTCTAATGAGTTTAAAGAATACGCCGAAAAAAAAGCAAAACATATTACCTCTGCTAAAAATATCGCCCCACTTTTAGAACATATTGCATCTCTCCCACACATTCCCTCTCATTTTTATAGTGATAATGGTATCCATATTGTCGCTCAAGATAAAACTTTAGCCCAAAAGCATCATCAAACAATTTATACGCTTGCCACACAGCTTAAGCCGTGGAGAAAAGGACCTTTTTTCTTATTTGATACACATATTGATAGTGAATGGCAAAGCTTTATAAAATGGCAACTCCTTGCTCCGCATTGCAACCTTGAGGGCAAATATATAGCAGATGTTGGCTGCAATAATGGCTATTATATGTTTGAAATGTTCTTACAAGGGGAAAAATTATGCAAAAAAATTATAGGATTTGACCCAAGCGGCATTTTTAAATGTCAATTTGATTTTATTAATCACTTTATCCAAGCTCCTATTACATTTGAATTACTTGGCGTAGAAGATTTATTAGCATATTCTCAAGCACACAATCAACCCTTTGATATAATTTTCTGTCTTGGTGTGCTTTATCATCGCTTTGACCCAATGAATACACTCAAAATCCTCTCTCAATCGCTGCGCAAAGGTGGAGAGTTGATTTTAGATACGCTTATTTATGAAAGCAATGAAGAAATTTGTCTTTGTCCTACACGAAGTTATGCTAAAATGTCAAATGTCTATTTTATCCCAAGTATCTCTACTTTAAAAGGCTGGTGCGAAAGAGCGAATCTTTATGATTTTGAAATCATCAATCTCAAACCCACCACAACACAAGAACAACGTCAAAGTGCTTGGGTAGATTCTCAAAGTTTAGGTGCATTTTTAAATGCTACACAAACACGCACAATAGAGGGGTATCAAGCCCCAGTAAGGGGATATTTCAAACTTAAAAAACGATAA